aggtcgtcaaaaatgtccgagcggcgttgtataatatatgtatacattaacttatacagataatattaaaactttcaaAGCCAAGCGGTGTCGTGCAGAATCAGCGTGGTTGAGAGATTGACTCAGGTAAGCTGATTGCACTTGTGCGAACTTCATCACAATTAACATTCAGATTCAGAAgctatattatattgacacacaccggCATTAGGCCGCCACACAGTGACCATCATTTTTCTATGagtcatttttcatttttacgGCATTGGATTTAACGAAaatctaagtaaaaaaagtaaatctatttaaaaaagtCCAATATATATACCCTCGTTTCAATTTAGATTTAACagacaaacaaaaataatttctaagTATCTGAATACACCAGTACTGCAAACCGGATATTTCATagataagttttataaataagactTATTACATACGTTGCCCATCGTCTTCATTTCTCAGATAGTGGTAGAAGAGTACGAAGATCTACTTTCCCCAAACTATCATACATTAAAATCTATTAGACAAGCAAAGAAAGAGGGATGCAATGTATATTCCATTATTTTAGCAAATGGCTTACAAGTAACAAGATTACTGAAATTTGGAGATCGGTGAGTAGATACCTAGTACAAAATTTACGTTTCCCTTATTGGACCTGGAAAATTAAGTATGTAACAAAATCTTCATTTCAGACAAAGACTTTTAGATACCAGagctaaatttattattttgcacGATATTCGACTATTCCACAGCGATCTGcattatttatggaagaggatTGTTAACGTATTATTCATAAAATCTCACAGAAAGATTCATGGTGTACTGAAAAGCAAACCGTGGTTTGATCTATCAACAGTGCCTTTCCCAAACCCTATAAAACAGGTATTGGTACCCCGAAGAGTGGATATATGGAGAAACGGTAAATTTCATTACGGTAGAAAATTGTTTGATGATAAAACAAAGAATCTTAATGGCGAAGTTTTAGATGTTGTCTACTTGGAACATACTCCTTCTGTGGTGGTGATGAAgacaaatgaaacaaataaagtGAGCGGCGTTGAAATTGAAGTAAGTAATAGTTTAAGGCGTATTTGTCCCACCGCCGGCGATGAAAGTGAAGCGAGTGTAGTTCCGATAGATTTTTCGCTGTTCTACAGCGAGTGTATGAGCGCGAAGGGCGTTTCCTCGCACTATTAGTAGTTCGGTCAATGTTTCGCTAAACGGGCATTGGTCAGCGAGTACTGTTCCTTGCCGGGCAGTGTGGACAATCAGCGATTAACTGATATTAGAAATCATATTAGAAAAGCATAATATCTAAGACTACAAAGACATCTTTTTTGTGGAAGAGGATGACAAAAGAGCTACATACGGGTCACCCGGTGGTTTGTGATCACCCCGGCTCTTAACTCTTGTAATATCAGAGGAACCACAAGAGTGTTGTTCCTACTCACCTGAGGTTTTTGATTTCTACTTCAGTATGATGCTTACTGACTAACTTCACTTAAGTTCCTGAAACCCTAACTACGGCAAAGCTCTCTTGATTGACATACCAGGatctttccgatgtctttcgcttcgtcagTGATAGTCCACCGCCAGGTTAACTTTGGACTTCCGCTTGCCTCAATATAGTTCGAATACCTTCGGAGTATGTCCATTCATCCAACCCCATTTGCAACGTTTAATCTGTTGGTCAATTGGGCCTAAATGATAGCGTTCCCAATTGAtggtttgtaattttttcgttTTGACGAAAATCTGGAGTTGATAAGAAATGAGTGTGTACCCATACAGCAATGCGCAACATGTATGCCATACAGCAATTTAAAATGCCGTGCAATGGTTGCTCGTTCTATGGCGATGCGTTAAGTGAAGTCTTTTTCAGTTTCCCCCGTCTCACTACATaagaaatatttgttatttaatgattcaagtttatttaaaacttcTTTTACAGATTTTAAACACATTAGCACATAAAATGAATTTCAAACCAAAATTATACCAACCAATTAACGGAGAAATTACGAAATGGGGTGAAAAACAACCCAACGGATCTTTTTCTGGACTTTTAGGTGAGATGGTAAATGGCAAAGCTGACATAGCATTAGGAAACTTACAATATGTCCCATACAATTTAGAGTTGGTCGATTTAAGTTTACCGTATACATCGCAATGTTGGACTTTCCTTACCCAAGAAGCACTAACGGATGACTCATGGAAAACCCTCATTTTAccatttaagtaagtattaattaaagaaGTTGATATGATATGTTAAAAAGGATGCATTCGAGTcctgcatcattcataaatttaggttacaaatttcttttaaattttaattgataactttaaaataacaaattgttaaggcTCGAAGGAGCGACAtctgaagtcaatttcctaatatgcaattattggggctgagcaggttatcaactgttaaatagatcctgtagatggagccacaacctgagagttgaaaaaatataccaaaatttacgaaccatgcgtaCTCTAACGTTTGACTCTTTAGTTGgaaatatatctataatagttggaaagagcgctcggacggaacccgagaggttcgagttccacatcgttcataaattttggttacaaattaaatttgtataattaatcccagaagtgaggcttATCAGTTTGAAATAACAAACATTTAATGTTAAAGAGACATAGGAGGAATTGTGTTTCACGGTTTAATCGGATCTTAACTTCGACATTCACTTTTTATTAAGAGACCTATATTATCTTAATCGCTAGAGTAACGATCAGCACCATTTATACTTTAGGTTTAGTGCATTGATTCCCAAAGTAATCCAGGTGGACcctatgtatagaacgtcattgatgtCCGCAGATAATATTTCAAGAATATCTGTGATTGTTACTTTTAAACACTTGCATATTAGATATTCAGTACATTGCATGTCTAAACTTACATAGAGTCGTCCGTTCGCCCGCAACGCTTGTTCAGAATAAGTTCAAAGGGATGGAAGACGAAATACGACTTGTGCTATGCTTGCAATCTTACATGGACTTATTTGATCTCCACTGATATTTTACCTACTATAATTGCaataagacttaataattgTTGTGTTTTAGGTTATACATGTGGGTTGCAGTATTGTTGGTCTTGTTAGTAACGGGCTCCATATTCCACGGGCTGGCGTACTACCACAATAATCTAATTAAATATCGAAAAGATACAGTGGTATTATCGAGTACATCAAAAGTTATGGCAAACGGTAATGTTACTACGTACATATATAGTTGATAGCTTATTAGGTCGGTAGTTCTCAAGGCGTCAGTAGGTCACAAGTTTCTCGCGTTGACGACTAAAagaaaccccatttgtcgtatcaccactcttcgacaacTAGGTAATGGGTCTCGATTCTCGAGAGAATGCTAATTCCGCGATCATCTGGaaggtaaagccaaattggtatcgaagaagctgggcgtcataaacaTAGCACGCATGACCGCGTGCAaagcagagctgctcgaattgtcggagtcTCAGTGCattgtgaacggctagatcacttgatGTCGCTTtgttatgtgtcttctaccacatttatcacggggagtgttccgaggagctgtttCACGTGATttctaccgccgaattccaccttcgaacgacacgccacaaattagaatatcatccccaccactgAATGTTGGGTGTTCCTCCACATTGCAGTTTttaaggaattttcttccatgTAGAATCAAGCTgccgaatgagcttccttgcgtgGTTTCCGCGGCAagcaggacgatacgacatgggtaccttcaaaaatagcgtgTACACCTTTTTAAAACCCCGGCatcgctcctatgattcctctggtgttgcaagagaatgtgggcgacggtgatcacttaacatcaggtaacccgtacgctctaTCGTACGATCACATGAGGAATGGAGAATATaataaagagaaataaataaacgtCCTTTAAAGgactttgtataaaatattttaaatatataagtaggTGGTTTATTAGCTTGCTTATGGTGATTTCGTGAACAGTCCTTAAAACATGTTTGATGGAAGCGACGGCTTGTCCATGCGTCATGCATGTAAAAGTTTTTTCTGTGTATAAAAGTATCTTCCTTTTTAATTTCTTTCATATAAGTTTTAGTATTTGTTGCAAcattttgattgattttatttaaaatacttgtaacatgtaaataaataacatttaagaattaatttttGGTAGTAATGAAGATCTCTCTTTCCACAACATTTCCGAATCTTGAAGTTTTCACATTCTAGTTCTCGCAATATCGGTAATCACTGATCTCGTAATTACAATAACTACTTATAAATAACCAACTGCTTTTAATACCCCACCTACCGCCCATTCtactttatctatatatatctcattataaatcttaatttatttctaagCCGATGGCTTGTTAGTTCTAACCTCTAGCCGATTTTAAGATTTTGAGCGATCGAACACAAAGACGAGTAGTCGAGAATGTTTGTCACGATTAATTTCGCATAAACCCTATACTTACTATTTCAATTTATGTGATTAAATCTTAAGAAATTGTTGTGTTTGgcaataattatcattattggtagtttctaataataattaataaataataatagtttttaactTGAGCCCTGAAACTGGTAATATTGGCTCCCGGGTTCTCCATTAGGTTGCCTGCActcttatttcataaattaaaaaaaggcaCATTTTGTGAGTATAATTCGTAAGTCACATGACACTCAAGTTTACTAAAGAAGTTTGAAATGACCCCCAATACCCTATTCATTGGTCATATAATCTTTTCACTCTTTAACATTAAATTCCAACTCAGgatgttcaaaataatatagtGAACACttaatttgcataatatctACCTGGTGTACACGCTATAAAAATGACCCAATGCTAAATGGCCTTTAATTACTTTACAGAACCAAAACCAGTCGGATTATACCTGTTTGATGAAATTACAAACAGCATTCTTTATACATATGGAATGTTACTAGTTGTGTCACTACCCAAGCTTCCTTCGGGATGGTCCATACGGCTTTTAACAGGCTGGTACTGGCTGTACTGTATACTTTTGGTTGTATCATATCGAGCCAGCATGACAGCTATATTAGCTAACCCTGCACCAAGAGTTACCATTGACACACTTCAAGAGTTGGTCGACAGTAAATTAAGGTGTGGAGGATGGGGCAGTGAAACAAAGAAATTTTTTCAACAATCACTCGATGAAAACGGACAAATAATAGGAGAAAAATTTGAAATGATTGACAACCCTGATGAAGCAGTCCGTCGTGTCGCCCAAGGCGCATTTGCTTACTATGATAACTCAAACTTTCTGAAATATCTGAgtgtcaaaagaaaaaaagttgAATTTAACAAGATCTATAACAGTACAGAAAATGATACAGATTTGACAAACCGAACCTACACTGATAATGAACTTCACATCATGACCAATTGTGTTGTAAATGCACCCATATCGATAGGATTCCATAAAAACTCTCCTTTAAAACCATTAGCTGATcgttatttacaaaaaattgtcGAAGTTGGTCTTGTTGTGAAGTGGCTCAATGATGCTATGTATTTAATCAGATCACTAGACTCCTCTAAAGATGAAATAAAAGCATTAATGAATCTACAAAAGATGTACTGTGCTTTCATAGCCTTAGCTATTGGTTACATAATAAGTGTTATTTGTCTCATTGGTGAATATCTCCATTggaatttaattgttaaaagagacccaaaatttgataaatatcaTATTGATCAGTACTTTAAGAAGAATTAAACACTAAATGTATAATCATTATGTATTTTGtcataatttaaatgataatcaatcaaatttcataatgtaagtcttaagtttaagtaaatattgtcTAGAACttaaaagaatttattttacATGCAGATTGAaaagttttcataaattttgccaGTCTTCATATTGTTAATAGGttcttattgttataaattaaatagtaaacTAAAGTTAAGACTTATGTTagtgtaatttaaatttttattttccactacataatattatataactcaAAAATTAATCTAAACATTCAACTATAAAATGTCAGTACTCAATCTACACCTCAATACATTGGTTATCAAACAACTAGTCAGTTTTATTTTGTTCTGTATTAAACACTGGCATGCTGACACCCTCCGGAGCATTCTCTATAATCCATGGGTGCTTTAATACACAGGAGAGAGGCAGTCTTTGTTCAGGATTTATCACAAGCAACTTTCCCATTAAATCTTTAGCTTTGTCAGATATGTAGTCAGGATacttaattataacatattttattttcttgtatGTTTGTTGACTATTTTTAGCATCAAACGGAGGTAAACCAACAAGTAATTCATAACAAAATACACCTAAACTCCATATGTCAACGGCATAGTTGTGAGGTTTGCCTTCTAACATCTCGGGTGATAAATAATCTAATGTTCCACATAGCGTCATTCGTCTTGATGAGGGAGAATACACAGACCAGCCAAAGTCAGCTATTTTCAGCTCCCAATCATTTCCGATCAGTAAATTTTCTGGCTTGATATCACGATGTATAACTTTTAATGAATGACAGTAAATTAATGCTCTTGTTAAGTCTCTCACATAAATTGCGGCAGTCTTTTCGTCAAATCGTCCCATTTGCTTTAGTGTTTTATACAATGCACCGTGTTTTGCATactccaaaataaaataaatacgtttATCGTCATGGAAGTAGCCATACATGCGAAGTATATTTGGATGTCGCAGGCGACATTGTATTTCAACCTCCCGACGGACTTGATGCTCTATATCAGAATCGAGAATCTGACTTTTGAATAATACCTTTAAAGCAACCACATATTTAGATTCTTTCTCTCTTGCCAAATAAACATTTCCAAATTTACCTTTGCCCAGCGGTCTACCAATGTCGAAGTCAGAAAGTGTCCAATgctttttctttacatttttcaCTTCCGATTTTCCCGGTTGATCTTTTTCATTTGCTTTGTGGCTATTTTGGAGGGGTCGGCTACCAGGAATAAGTGGTATCTTAAAACCATCAGCAACAGGTTTCTGAGTACTAGTCGATCGGCCCGCAATCGGTGGATAGTTTTCTTTACTATTACACTTTTGGTTATTCATTCTATTATTGAAACTATTAGATTTAGGAAttttataaactaaattaaaatattttctttgtccGACACACCTCAATACTACCAAGTTTCAACATCaaagaatttaataataactcttcaaaattcaaatttcttaGTTCAACATTCAAATggcaataattttttattttattttttacaatttcagaaattatatttcaaacttGTAACGTTGAACAACGTCAGTCAGTGAACAGTACACAGAGAACAGTATACAGTGAATACACAGAACaattttactctaacgagacaGTATACGTCAAtagcaaagaatataatatttacttcaatGAGCAAGTTAAATtccaatttacattttttaaaaaacgtaTTTCCTACTAATCTGAGCGTATATAGAAGATAAACACTAGATTCGCTGTCAAAGtaggtcctgtagatgaagccacaacctgagagttgaacagggcatacaagattttataacgattcgacactcgaacggttagctcagttggttagagcaccggcaaggaacgccggaggtcttgggttcgagtcccgcatcgttca
This genomic window from Leptidea sinapis chromosome 34, ilLepSina1.1, whole genome shotgun sequence contains:
- the LOC126974989 gene encoding uncharacterized protein LOC126974989 codes for the protein MLLVVSLPKLPSGWSIRLLTGWYWLYCILLVVSYRASMTAILANPAPRVTIDTLQELVDSKLRCGGWGSETKKFFQQSLDENGQIIGEKFEMIDNPDEAVRRVAQGAFAYYDNSNFLKYLSVKRKKVEFNKIYNSTENDTDLTNRTYTDNELHIMTNCVVNAPISIGFHKNSPLKPLADRYLQKIVEVGLVVKWLNDAMYLIRSLDSSKDEIKALMNLQKMYCAFIALAIGYIISVICLIGEYLHWNLIVKRDPKFDKYHIDQYFKKN
- the LOC126974971 gene encoding uncharacterized protein LOC126974971 → MNNQKCNSKENYPPIAGRSTSTQKPVADGFKIPLIPGSRPLQNSHKANEKDQPGKSEVKNVKKKHWTLSDFDIGRPLGKGKFGNVYLAREKESKYVVALKVLFKSQILDSDIEHQVRREVEIQCRLRHPNILRMYGYFHDDKRIYFILEYAKHGALYKTLKQMGRFDEKTAAIYVRDLTRALIYCHSLKVIHRDIKPENLLIGNDWELKIADFGWSVYSPSSRRMTLCGTLDYLSPEMLEGKPHNYAVDIWSLGVFCYELLVGLPPFDAKNSQQTYKKIKYVIIKYPDYISDKAKDLMGKLLVINPEQRLPLSCVLKHPWIIENAPEGVSMPVFNTEQNKTD